The Monomorium pharaonis isolate MP-MQ-018 chromosome 5, ASM1337386v2, whole genome shotgun sequence genome includes a window with the following:
- the LOC114254815 gene encoding uncharacterized protein LOC114254815 has protein sequence MATTHSGPNEEYSVQNRLQTTVRRLTRRGRLVLNSWRRLLQRRALWKLCFWNCKSCVRSGGRSGRSSSFRAEIEVLRRIPFLMRNEVNKTLEEMKQEIIEEFHSPWVSPTVLVKEKMGRLVFVWIIGS, from the exons ATGGCGACGACGCACAGTGGTCCAAACGAAGAATATTCTGTTCAAAATAGGCTACAG ACCACTGTGCGACGTCTCACTCGCCGAGGAAGACTCGTTCTCAATTCGTGGCGACGACTCCTGCAGAGACGAGCACTATGGAAACTGTGCTTCTGGAACTGCAAAAGCTGCGTGAGGAGCGGTGGCAGGAGCGGGAGGAGCAGCAGTTTCCGCGCCGAGATCGAG GTACTTCGTCGGATTCCGTTTCTTATGAGAAACGAGGTGAATAAAACGTTGGAGGAAATGAAACAAGAAATTATAGAGGAATTCCATAGTCCTTGGGTCTCGCCAACGGTGTTAGTAAAGGAAAAGATGGGTCGATTAGTTTTTGTGTGGATTATCGGAAGTTGA